Proteins encoded together in one Triticum dicoccoides isolate Atlit2015 ecotype Zavitan chromosome 7B, WEW_v2.0, whole genome shotgun sequence window:
- the LOC119338924 gene encoding cysteine-rich and transmembrane domain-containing protein WIH2-like — translation MSYQQGYPQQGATAYPPPGQQQAYVAPPPAAYQQGQQYPPAGADTTSRGGHGHGGDGFLKGCCAALCCCCLLDACF, via the exons ATGAGCTACCAGCAGGGCTACCCACAGCAGGGCGCCACGGCCTACCCTCCGCCCGGCCAGCAGCAGGCCTACGTCGCGCCGCCGCCGGCTGCGTACCAGCAGGGCCAACAGTACCCTCCTGCCGGCGCCGacaccaccagccgcggcgggcacGGCCACGGCGGCGATGGCTTCTTGAAAGGATG CTGCGCGgcgctctgctgctgctgcctcctcgACGCCTGCTTCTGA
- the LOC119337885 gene encoding cysteine-rich and transmembrane domain-containing protein WIH1-like, producing the protein MAAIKADARQSTLPKTTHSLHLLCSKASLTRPPLLFSIASGRHTCNPIMSYQQGYPQQGASATAYPQQQQAYVAPPPAGYPQRDQQYPDAGAADTTTSRGGHGHHHGGGFWRGCCAALCCCCLLDACF; encoded by the exons ATGGCAGCTATAAAGGCAGACGCTCGGCAAAGCACTCTTCCTAAAACTACCCACTCCCTTCATCTCCTTTGCAGCAAAGCCTCTTTAACTCGTCCTCCTCTACTGTTCTCGATCGCTTCAGGAAGACACACCTGTAATCCCATCATGAGCTACCAGCAGGGCTACCCGCAGCAGGGCGCCAGCGCCACGGCCTACCCTCAGCAGCAGCAGGCCTACGTAGCGCCGCCGCCGGCCGGCTACCCGCAGCGGGACCAGCAGTATCCTGACGCCGGCGCCGCCGACACCACCACGAGCCGCGGCGGACACGGACACCACCACGGCGGCGGCTTCTGGAGAGGCTG CTGCGCCGCGCTGTGCTGCTGCTGCCTCCTCGACGCCTGCTTCTGA